From Hoeflea sp. 108:
AGACGCGGAACAGGTCGACGCCGCCCGATGCAGCCTGGCGCACAAAGTGCTGCACGACATTGTCAGGGTAGTTGGTGTAGCCAACGCCGTTGGCGCCACGCAGGAGCATTTGCAGCAGGATGTTTGGAGCTGCCTTGCGTACCTTGTCCAGCCGCTCCCAAGGATCCTCGGTGAGGAAGCGCATGGCGACATCGAAGGTCGCACCACCCCAGCATTCAAGCGACAGCAGCTGCGGCAGGGCGCGCGCATAGGTGCCGGCGATCTTGGCGATGTCGTGGGTGCGGACGCGGGTCGCTAGCAGCGACTGGTGGCCGTCGCGCATAGTCGTGTCGGTGACCAGCACCCGCTTCTGCGCACGCATCCAGGCGGCGAATTTTTCCGGGCCGAGCTCGTCGAGCATCTGCCGGGTGCCGTCGGGAACCGGGCCGGTGAACCACGGTACGACAGGCGCGGCAGCCTCCGGATTGGGCGCAGCACGGCCGCGCGTTTCGGGATGGCCGTTGACCGTGACGTCGGCGAGATAGTTCAAAAGTTTGGTGGCGCGGTCCTGTCGCTTGACCTGGGCGAACAGCTCGGGCGTCGAGTCGATGAACCTGGTCGTATAGGAGTTATCGTGGAAGGCCGGGTGAGTGATGATCGCTTCGAGGAAGGTCAGGTTCGTCGCCACGCCACGGATGCGGAACTCGCGCAGCGCCCGGTGCATTCGCGATATCGCCTCGTCCGACGTCGGCGCCCAGGCGGTCACCTTCTCCAGCAACGGATCGTAGAACCGGGTGATGACCGCACCGGAATAGGCTGTACCGCCGTCGAGCCGGATGCCGAAGCCGGTGGCACCGCGATAGGCGGTGATACGGCCATAGTCGGGGATGAAATTGTGCTCGGGATCCTCTGTGGTGATGCGGCACTGAAGCGCGTGGCCGTTGAGGCGGATGTCGGCTTGGGCAGGCACGCCCGATTCCGGCGTGCCGATGGCAAAGCCGTCGAGGATATGGATCTGCGCCTTGACGATGTCGATGCCCGTCACCTGCTCGGTGACGGTATGCTCGACCTGGATGCGCGGATTGACCTCGATGAAGTAGAACTTGCCGGTGTCGGCGTCCTGGAGGAACTCGACGGTGCCGGCGCCGATGTAGCTGGTTTCGCGCGCGATCTTGAGCGCATAGCTGCACAGCTCCTGCCGCAGTTGAGCGGACAGGTAAGGTGCCGGCGCGCGTTCGACTACCTTCTGGTTACGGCGCTGGATCGAGCAGTCGCGCTCGAACAGGTGCACGGCGTTGCCGTGGGTGTCGCCCAGAACCTGTACCTCGACGTGACGGGCGCGCTCGACCAGCTTTTCGAGATAGACCTCGTCCTTGCCGAAGGCGGCCTTGGCCTCGCGCTTGCCCTCCGTCACCTCGCGGGCCAGATCGGCCTCGGAACGGATGGCGCGCATGCCGCGGCCGCCACCGCCCCATGACGCCTTGAGCATGACCGGATAGCCGATCTGGGCAGCAAGCTTCTTGACCTCGTCCATGTCGTCCGGAAGCGGGTCGGTGGCGGGCACCACCGGCACGCCGACCTCGATGGCGAGATTGCGCGCGGCGACCTTGTTGCCGAGGCGGCGCATCGTCTCCGGCTTGGGGCCGATAAAGGTGATGCCGTTCTCGGCACAGGCCTCGGCGAACTCCGGGCTCTCCGAAAGCAGGCCGTAACCGGGGTGGATGGCGTCGGCGCCGGACAGCTTGGCGACGCGCATGATCTCGTCGATCGACAGGTAGCTCTCGATCGGCCCCATGTCCTTGGCGAGCCAGGGACCGCGGCCGACCTGATAACTCTCGTCGGCCTTGAATCGATGCAGCGAGTATTTATCCTCTTCCGCCCAGATCGCCACGGTTTTGAGCCCCAGCTCATTGGCCGCGCGGAAGACGCGGATGGCGATTTCGGATCGGTTGGCGACGAGGATCTTGCTGATCGGCACGTAAACTCTCCAGGCTCCGGAATTTCAGGGGCGGCGAATGATTAGCGCGATTATGTTGCAGCGCAACCAAAAATGCGCACCCTTAAACCGATTTAAATTCCGTTGGGTCAGAAAGCCTGATTATGCCTGCCGGCAAACGAAAAATGCCCGGCGCTGAGCGCCGGGCATTGTCGTAATCGAAGCAGCGAAGATTACTTCTGCTGCACGTAGGTGTACTTGCCGTCGGCGCCCTTCTGCCACTCGTACATGACGTAGCCGGGCAGCTTCGGATCGCCCTTTTCGTCGAAGGCGAGGTCGCCCAGAGCGGTCTTGAACGGACCCTTCGCCTTCATGGCCTTGGCCACTTCCTGCGGATCGACCGAGCCGGCCGCCTTGGCGGCGTCGGCGATCACCTGCATCGCGGCATAGGCGTAGAGCGTGTAGGCTTCAGGCTCGAAGCCCTGGGCGCGGAACTTCTCGACCAGATCCTTGTTCTCGGGGATCAGGCGCGGATCGGGACCGAAGGTGTTGAGGGTACCGGCAACTGCGTCGCCGGCGATCGAGGCGAGTTCGTTCGAGACGATGCCGTCACCCGACACCAGCGTTGCCTTGAGGCCCTGGTCAGCCGACTGGCGGATGATCAGGCCGGCTTCGGTGTGCAGGCCGCCCCAATAGATGATCGAGACGCCGGCTTCCTTCATCTTGGCGATGAGGGCCGAGAAGTCCTTGTCGCCGACATTGACGCCTTCGTACATGACTTCGGTGACGCCGGCGGCGTTCATCGCCTTCTTGGTTTCGTCAGCGAGGCCCTGGCCGTAAGGCGTCTTGTCATGGATGACGGCGATCTTGGCATCCTTGAACTTCGAAGCGAGATAGGCGCCGGCAATGCCGCCCTGCTGGTCGTCACGGCCGCAGGTGCGGAAGGTGTTCCACAGGCCGCGCTCGGTGAACTTCGGGTTGGTGGCCGCAGGCGTGACTTCGAGGATGCCGTTCTCAGCATAGACTTCCGAGGCCGGGATCGAGACGCCCGAGTTGAAGTGGCCAACCACGAACTTCACGCCATCGGCGACAAACTTGTTGGCGACCGAGATGCCCTGCTTCGGATCGGAGACGTCGTCGCCGACCACAACCTTGATCTGCTCGCCATTGATGCCGCCAGCAGCGTTGATGTCGGCAGCGGCCTGCTCAGCGCCCTTCTGGAGCTGGGCTCCGAAAGCGGCGTTGGGGCCGGTGATCGGACCTGCCACAGCGACAAGTACGTCGGCCCATGCGCTGCCGCTGAACGCCACGAGCGCGGTCAGTGCAACAGCCGACAAAAGTGACTTTTTCATTGAAACACTCCCATTATTTGAGCGGGCGTGGATGTTCTTTCATGCGATGCCCACCCATATCGCAGAAAGGTGAGTTTGCCGATTTTCCGGCAGTTGTCACGCCGATTCATTGGCGAATAGGCGCCGGTAGAAACCCCTCAAGACTTTGGGCGCCAAGAAAGAGGCGATGCCTTTTCATAGAGCCAATGGTATTGATTCACCATCTGGTTGGTGCGCGTGTATTTATAGCCAAGCGTTGCAAACACGAGCAGAACGATAGTGTCGACAATGTAGAACTGCAGCGTGAACATCGTGCCATCGAACAGGGCGTGGTGGATGAAGCGTATGCCCACCCCCAGACCGAGGATGTAGAGCACGAGCTTGCCGTAGCTGCGCCAGGTCTGGGCGCAGGCACGCCCCGTCATCCAGGCTGCCCATCCGCCCAGCAGGCAGCTGACGAAAATGAACTGCCAGACCGAGGCTTCCTCGTAGAGAATGCCGTGCATGATCGTATCTCCTAGTGGCGGCCGCCTTCGAGATAGGCCGCCCGAACCTCGGGATTGGCGAGCAGGTCCTTGCCGGTGCCACTCATGGTGACGACGCCGTTGACCATGACATAACCGCGCGTGGCGAGCTTGAGCGCGCCAAAGGCATTCTGCTCGACCAGGAACACAGTCAGGCCCTGGGTGCGGTTGAGCTCGCGGATGGCATCGAAAATCTGCTTGACGATCAGCGGCGCAAGACCAAGAGACGGCTCGTCGAGCAAAAGCAGCTTGGGCCGCGCCATCAGCGCACGGCCGATCGACAGCATCTGCTGCTCACCACCCGACAGCGTACCGCCGCGCTGGCTGATGCGTTCCTTGAGGCGTGGGAACAGCGCAAACACCTTTTCGACGTCCTCATCGTAATGCTTGAGGTTGTCGAGGCTCGCGCCCATCTGCAGGTTTTCCATCACCGTCATGCGCGGGAAGATGCGCCGCCCCTCGGGTGACTGCGCAATGCGCATCCTGGCGATCTCGTGCGTCGGCATTTCGGTGATGTCGGTGCCGGCGAAGTTGATGGTGCCGCGGCGGGCCCGCGGGCTGCCGAAAATGGTCATCATCAACGTCGACTTGCCGGCACCGTTTGCGCCGATCAGCGCAACGATCTCGCCCTCGTTGACCGAGACATTGACCCCGTTCAACGCACGGATGTTGCCGTAGTAGGTCTCGACACCCCTGATATCGAGCAACGTCTTAGCGGTCACTTGCCACCTCCGCGCTTGGCTTTCGCCGCCTTGGCCGCGTCACGCACCAGCGTTTTGGCCTGCCCTACCCAGTCTTCCCGTCCGATGCGACCCTCGAAGGCGAGATACGCCTCGGCAGCGGCAACATCGGCCTTCGTCCACGACGCAATCTGGTCGAGATGGAAGATGCCGTGCTCGTTGAGCTTCTGCTCGTTGACCGGCCCGATGCCCTTGATGCTGACGAGCCGGTCAGCCACGCCCCCGCGTGGGGCTGCAAGCACGTTGGCAATTGCCTTGGGGGCAACTGTCTTGGCGGCGGGCTTGGACACTGCGGACTTGGCGGCGGACGCCTTGGCCGGCGCCGTAACCGGCTTCGTTGCCGGCGCAGCTACCGTGGCCTTTGCTGCCGGCTTTGCAGGAGCTTTGGCATCCGCCTTTGCCGCTACCGGTTTGGCAGCCGGCGTGGTGAGCGCAGGAGCCTTGACCGCGGCCTTAGGCGCCGGGGTCGTTTTGGCCGCCGGCACCTTGGCGACAGCAGGCTTCGTTGCGGCGGGCTTCGCCGAACGAGTGGCCAGCGCCTCGACCTGAGCCGCCTTGGAGGCAGCTTTCGAGACCGGCACCGTCTCGCCATGCCCGTCACTGTGGCTGATGGTATCGGTGATAGGCCCAGCCATCATCGAAGCCGAAGTGCTGGGACCATGGGCCGGATCCGGCACACCCTCGAGTTCCTCGATGACCTGCTCGTCGCCCACCTCTGTCAGCACCTCGCCGACCTCTTCGTCGTCGACGCCGAGATAGGCGGCGATGACCTTCGGATCGGTCCTGACCGAAAGTGGATCGCCGTCGGAAATCTTGCGGCCATATTCCAGAACCACGACGTGGTCGGAAATCTGCATGACCACCGACATGTCGTGCTCGATGAGCAGGATCGACGTGCCGGTATTGTTCTTGATGTCCATGAGCAGCGTGTTGAGCGCAAGCGACTCCTTCGGATTGAGACCGGCGGCAGGCTCATCGAGGCACAGCAGCTCCGGACCGGTGCACATGGCGCGTGCAATCTCGAGGCGGCGTTGCGCACCATAGGGCAGATCGCCGGCCGGATCGTCGGCACGATCGATAAGCTCGGCCTTTTCCAGCCAATGCTTGGCGATCTCGACCGACTCGGCCGAAGCCGCCCGGTAGCCGCCCAGCCCGAGCAAACCCATGATGGTGTAGCCCGAGGCCTTCATCAGCTTGTTGTGCTGCGCCACCAGCAGGTTCTCGAGCAACGTCATGCCCGAAAACAGCCGGATGTTCTGGAACGTACGCGCCACCTTGGCCTTGGCCGTGATCTGGAAGTCGGGCATGCGCTCGAGCAGGAATTCCCCACCCTCGCGGCCGTTGAACCGGATCATGCCTTCGGTCGGCTTGTAGAAGCCGGTGATGCAGTTGAAGACTGTGGTCTTGCCAGCACCGTTCGGACCGATGAGCGCGGTGATCTCGCCGCGCCTGACCTCGAAGGACAGATCGCCGATGGCGACCAGGCCTCCGAACTTCATCGACAGATGCTCGACCTGAAGGATCGGTTTGTTCATGGAAGCACTCGCATTCATCAGCCGTGTCCTTCCTTGGTGAAGGCGCTGGAGACGGCCTTGCGCACGTTCAGGAATGCGGTGGGCTCTCGACTGCCGACGAAACCTCGGGGCTTCCACAGCATGACGATCACCATGGCCATGCCGAACAGCAGCATGCGGTAGAGTTCAGGCGTGAAGTCGTTCCCGAACACCAGCTTCAAGAACTCCATTTCGCGCAGGATTTCCGTACCGCCGATCATCACGACCGCAGCCACCGCGATACCCACCAGCGACCCCATGCCGCCGAGAACGACGATGGCAAGGATGATGGCCGATTCGATGAAGACGAAGGACTCCGGCGACACGAAGCCCTGGCGCGCGGCGAAGAACGAGCCGGCGAAACCGCCGAACATCGCACCCGTGGCAAAGGCCGTCAGCTTGGTCGTGGTGGTGTTGATGCCGAGCGAGCGGCAGGCGATCTCGTCCTCGCGCAGTGCTTCCCAGGCGCGGCCGATCGGCATGCGCCGCAGGCGGATGGTGACGAAGGCCGTCAGCAGCGCCATCAGCAGGATCAGATAATAGAGGAAGATCTTGTAGTAGGCGCCGGACTGCGCGATTCCAAGCACCTTGGCGATGTAGTTCGGATCGGAAACGTTGAACGACATCAGCCCGAAGAAGCTGACCTTTGGAATGCCCGAGATGCCGGCTGCACCGTTGGTGACTTCGCGCCAGTTGATCAGCACGAGACGGATGATCTCACCGAAGGCCAGCGTAACGATCGCCAGGTAATCGCCGCGCAGGCGCAGCACCGGGAAGCCGAGCATGACGCCCCAGAAGGCAGCCATGATGCCGGCGACCGGCAGCAGGATCCAGAACGACCAGCCCAGATGCGTGGCCAGAAGCGCATAGGCATAAGCGCCGACGGCATAGAAGGCGACATAACCAAGGTCGAGCAGACCGGCCAGGCCGACGACGATGTTCAGGCCCCAGGCCAGCATCACATAGATCAGGATCTGGATGCCGAAATTGTCGACCCACTTGAGCGAGCCCTGGAAGCCAAAAAGCAGGACCATCAGCACCGGGTAGATGAACAGCACGCCGATCGCGATCTTGGTGAAGTTCTTGCGGACAAAGCCCTCTTCCTCGGCAATCGGTGCAGCCCTGGCTCGCTCGGCCTTGCGGCGGTCGATAGCCGGCTGAATGAAAGCCGTCATCACGAAGCGGCCAATCATGACCAGGGCGACAACGATGATGAGCAGACGCCAGCGAGGAACCAGGATCAGTTCGTTGCGGATGTTCTGATCGGTCCTGAGGCCGATGAACAGGAAGAACAGGCCGAAGGAGATGGCACCGGCATAGAGCGCCTCACGGAGGCCACGCTGTATCGGGGAGGCGGTCTCTTCGTGTGAGGCTTGGGCGATATTGACCATGTTGTCAGACCTTCTCGACTTCGGGCCGGCCGAGGATGCCGGAGGGCAGGAAGATGAGCACGATGGCGAGGATCGAGAACGCCGCGACGTCCTTGTAGTCGATCGAGAAATAGGCTGACCACATGCTCTCGATGAAGCCGATCATCAGGCCGCCGAGCATCGCACCGGGCAGCGAGCCGATGCCGCCGAGCACTGCCGCCGTGAAGGCTTTGACGCCTGGCACGAACCCGTCCGAGAAGGCGACGACGCCGTAATACATCAGGAACAGCGTTCCGGCGACTGCAGCAAGGGCTGCACCCATGATGAAAGTGATGGAGATGGTGCGATCGACGTCGATGCCGAGCAGCGCCGCCATCTTGCGGTCCTGCTCGCAGGCGCGCTGGGCGCGGCCGAGGGCGGTCTTGTTGACGAGGTACCAGAACAGCGCCAGCAACGCGACGGTGACGACGACGATGATGATCTGCTTCAGCGAGATCGAGATGCCGCCAACGTTGTAGACCTGACTGACCATCGGCGGGATCGGCTTGTTGCGCGGACCCTGAGTAACCTGGACGAAGTTGGACAGCGCGATCGACATGCCGATGGCGGTGATCAGCGGCGCCAGACGGAACGACCCGCGTAGCGGCCGGTAAGCCACCTTCTCGATCGTCCAGTTGTAGAGGCTGGTCAGCAGCATCGCCACGACCATCATGACAAGCAGCGCGATGACCACAGGTACCGAAACGAAGAACGACGTGAGGATCAGGAACACGATCAGAGCGGTAAACGCCCCGAGCATGAAGATGTCGCCATGCGCGAAATTGATCATGCCAATGATGCCGTAGACCATCGTATAGCCGATCGCGATCAGGCCATAGATGGACCCCAGCGTCAGCCCATTGACCAGCTGCTGGACGAAATATTGCATATGGATGCGGCTCCCCTGGAACGTCGCGCCAAGCGCGCATTCCTTTTCATATTTCCCCTAGTCCTAAAGTTTCGAGCCTGGATTGCAACGTGATTTTTCCATCCCGTCGCCGCTTGTCGGACTGCCGTTGCGGCAACCTCTGTTCTTATGGTGTCCAGGCCCTGGACCATCGCGAAACCTAGCATTGGCTCAACGCAATGTCTTTGCCGATTCCGGCCATATTGCGCGCCTTGATCGAAGAATGTAGCGCCAAATTGCCAAGCTGCAACAGTTCCTTGCGCTGCTCTATCGATCTCGGCTGCCAGATTGTCTAGACATATTGGCAGCATTGACCCTGCGTTATCAGACTATTGGACTATGTGCGGGAGGGTGACGCCACCCATCGGCCTCAATCGCAGCGAGGCAGGCGGAGGGCGATCCGGGTACCCCTCGCCGGATGCCGCCACCAGGGTCGGGAACGCATCGGTGACCCATTCACCGAATGCCGCAGTTGATATATCAGAGATATATACTGGAAGTTCCGCGCGGCTTTTCGTTTGCAATCTGACCTGATATATCAACTATATATCATCACGTTTTCAATGGATTCGGTCATGCCAGCTGAGAAACTGGAACCGGCAGCAATGCGGGCTTATCACGAGCTGGAGCGGCTGATCGTGACGCTCGAACTTGCACCGGGCAGCATCGCCACCGAAGGCTCGCTGATCGAACTGCTGAGCCTCGGCCGCACTCCGGTGCGCGAGGCGATCCAGCGACTGGCATGGGAGGGTCTGGTCGAGATCAGGCCGCGCGCGGGGCTCGCAATCGCATCGCTGCACGCCGGTGACTGGCTCCGCGTCATCGATGCACGCCGCGGCGTCGAGACTCTCCTGGCGCGTTCGGCCGCCCGCTTCGTCACCCGCGATGCTGTCGACCATTTCCATGACGCGGCACTGGCCGTGCAGAAGGCCGTGATCGCCAATGACGTCCAGGCCTTCCTTGCCGCCGACAAGGCGCTCGACGCGGCACTGGCGGTCGCCGCAGACAACCAGTTCGCGTCGCGGCTCGCAGCACCTTTGCAGGCACATGGCCGCCGCTTCTGGTTCCGCTACCGGCGCGAGACGGACCTCGCCGCACTCGCCGAACATCGCGTTGCTCTGATCCGTTCGGTTCTCGACAATGACGAGGACGCCGCAGCGGCAGATGCCGATCGGCTGATGACCATGCTGCGCGTCCACGCCGAAGCGACGGCGACACGCTAGCCGGCGGCGATGACGGCCAGCGTGTTTTCCCAGCCGTCGCCGGACGCGACAATGCAGCTGCGGCCTTTCACGTCGGTCATCAGCATCGTCCAGGTGCCGCCAGCAGAGACGAAGACCTCGATCACCGCCTCGCTGCCGATCACGCCGTAGCCAACGCGCCGCTCCTGAAACGCCGCCGACAGCCTCTCCACGAGATCGTTGTGGACGCCGCAGAGCTGCTGCGCCTGCGCCGGCATCGCCAGTGCCGCGCCAAGCGCGGCCATCCTTACCCATCGAAACGAAAAATAGCGTGCCATGTGGCACCTCCTTTGCCTTCGCGTTCCGGCAATGGAGGCACATGTGCCGCCTCAGCGCGCCGGAACGATCCAGGCCGGCTTCGACGTCTTCATCGCGTCGCTCCTTTCTGGTTTCCGGTCTGTCGCAGGGGAACCTGTCGAGGTTCTCCTGGATTCGATATGGGGACGCCCCCGCCCACACACAAGCAGCCCAGCCTGCATCTACGCTGGGCGCTCGTTCGGCTCGAATTCGCCAGCTCAACACATCGGCAGTTTGGCG
This genomic window contains:
- the livM gene encoding high-affinity branched-chain amino acid ABC transporter permease LivM, which produces MVNIAQASHEETASPIQRGLREALYAGAISFGLFFLFIGLRTDQNIRNELILVPRWRLLIIVVALVMIGRFVMTAFIQPAIDRRKAERARAAPIAEEEGFVRKNFTKIAIGVLFIYPVLMVLLFGFQGSLKWVDNFGIQILIYVMLAWGLNIVVGLAGLLDLGYVAFYAVGAYAYALLATHLGWSFWILLPVAGIMAAFWGVMLGFPVLRLRGDYLAIVTLAFGEIIRLVLINWREVTNGAAGISGIPKVSFFGLMSFNVSDPNYIAKVLGIAQSGAYYKIFLYYLILLMALLTAFVTIRLRRMPIGRAWEALREDEIACRSLGINTTTTKLTAFATGAMFGGFAGSFFAARQGFVSPESFVFIESAIILAIVVLGGMGSLVGIAVAAVVMIGGTEILREMEFLKLVFGNDFTPELYRMLLFGMAMVIVMLWKPRGFVGSREPTAFLNVRKAVSSAFTKEGHG
- a CDS encoding ABC transporter ATP-binding protein, with amino-acid sequence MTAKTLLDIRGVETYYGNIRALNGVNVSVNEGEIVALIGANGAGKSTLMMTIFGSPRARRGTINFAGTDITEMPTHEIARMRIAQSPEGRRIFPRMTVMENLQMGASLDNLKHYDEDVEKVFALFPRLKERISQRGGTLSGGEQQMLSIGRALMARPKLLLLDEPSLGLAPLIVKQIFDAIRELNRTQGLTVFLVEQNAFGALKLATRGYVMVNGVVTMSGTGKDLLANPEVRAAYLEGGRH
- a CDS encoding branched-chain amino acid ABC transporter permease — translated: MQYFVQQLVNGLTLGSIYGLIAIGYTMVYGIIGMINFAHGDIFMLGAFTALIVFLILTSFFVSVPVVIALLVMMVVAMLLTSLYNWTIEKVAYRPLRGSFRLAPLITAIGMSIALSNFVQVTQGPRNKPIPPMVSQVYNVGGISISLKQIIIVVVTVALLALFWYLVNKTALGRAQRACEQDRKMAALLGIDVDRTISITFIMGAALAAVAGTLFLMYYGVVAFSDGFVPGVKAFTAAVLGGIGSLPGAMLGGLMIGFIESMWSAYFSIDYKDVAAFSILAIVLIFLPSGILGRPEVEKV
- a CDS encoding GntR family transcriptional regulator — encoded protein: MPAEKLEPAAMRAYHELERLIVTLELAPGSIATEGSLIELLSLGRTPVREAIQRLAWEGLVEIRPRAGLAIASLHAGDWLRVIDARRGVETLLARSAARFVTRDAVDHFHDAALAVQKAVIANDVQAFLAADKALDAALAVAADNQFASRLAAPLQAHGRRFWFRYRRETDLAALAEHRVALIRSVLDNDEDAAAADADRLMTMLRVHAEATATR
- a CDS encoding DUF6867 family protein, whose amino-acid sequence is MHGILYEEASVWQFIFVSCLLGGWAAWMTGRACAQTWRSYGKLVLYILGLGVGIRFIHHALFDGTMFTLQFYIVDTIVLLVFATLGYKYTRTNQMVNQYHWLYEKASPLSWRPKS
- a CDS encoding branched-chain amino acid ABC transporter substrate-binding protein, with protein sequence MKKSLLSAVALTALVAFSGSAWADVLVAVAGPITGPNAAFGAQLQKGAEQAAADINAAGGINGEQIKVVVGDDVSDPKQGISVANKFVADGVKFVVGHFNSGVSIPASEVYAENGILEVTPAATNPKFTERGLWNTFRTCGRDDQQGGIAGAYLASKFKDAKIAVIHDKTPYGQGLADETKKAMNAAGVTEVMYEGVNVGDKDFSALIAKMKEAGVSIIYWGGLHTEAGLIIRQSADQGLKATLVSGDGIVSNELASIAGDAVAGTLNTFGPDPRLIPENKDLVEKFRAQGFEPEAYTLYAYAAMQVIADAAKAAGSVDPQEVAKAMKAKGPFKTALGDLAFDEKGDPKLPGYVMYEWQKGADGKYTYVQQK
- the pyc gene encoding pyruvate carboxylase, translated to MPISKILVANRSEIAIRVFRAANELGLKTVAIWAEEDKYSLHRFKADESYQVGRGPWLAKDMGPIESYLSIDEIMRVAKLSGADAIHPGYGLLSESPEFAEACAENGITFIGPKPETMRRLGNKVAARNLAIEVGVPVVPATDPLPDDMDEVKKLAAQIGYPVMLKASWGGGGRGMRAIRSEADLAREVTEGKREAKAAFGKDEVYLEKLVERARHVEVQVLGDTHGNAVHLFERDCSIQRRNQKVVERAPAPYLSAQLRQELCSYALKIARETSYIGAGTVEFLQDADTGKFYFIEVNPRIQVEHTVTEQVTGIDIVKAQIHILDGFAIGTPESGVPAQADIRLNGHALQCRITTEDPEHNFIPDYGRITAYRGATGFGIRLDGGTAYSGAVITRFYDPLLEKVTAWAPTSDEAISRMHRALREFRIRGVATNLTFLEAIITHPAFHDNSYTTRFIDSTPELFAQVKRQDRATKLLNYLADVTVNGHPETRGRAAPNPEAAAPVVPWFTGPVPDGTRQMLDELGPEKFAAWMRAQKRVLVTDTTMRDGHQSLLATRVRTHDIAKIAGTYARALPQLLSLECWGGATFDVAMRFLTEDPWERLDKVRKAAPNILLQMLLRGANGVGYTNYPDNVVQHFVRQAASGGVDLFRVFDCLNWVDNMRVSMDAIGAEGKLCEAAICYTGDVLDPNRAKYDLKYYVGLAKELEAAGAHIIALKDMAGLLKPAAARVLFKALREATDLPIHFHTHDTSGLSAATVLAAVESGVDAIDAAMDAFSGNTSQPCLGSIVEALRGSDRDPGLAPEWIRRISFYWEAVRNQYAAFESDLKGPASEVYLHEMPGGQFTNLKEQARSLGLETRWHEVAQAYHDVNLMFGDIVKVTPSSKVVGDMALMMVSQDLSVSDVENPAKDIAFPESVVSMLRGDLGQSPGGWPAALQKKALKGETPITVRPGSLLKPADLKASRKDIEGKLGRKLSENEFASWLMYPKVFSDFAHAQETYGPVSVLPTPTYFYGMQPEDEVFVDIEKGKTLVIRCLAVGDVDEKGMVTVFFELNGQPRRVKVPDRAHGAGASKMRRKAEAGNDAHVGAPMPGVVSTLAVAAGQPVKAGDVLLSIEAMKMETALHAERDGTITEVLVRAGDQIDAKDLLVVYG
- a CDS encoding ATP-binding cassette domain-containing protein, which encodes MNASASMNKPILQVEHLSMKFGGLVAIGDLSFEVRRGEITALIGPNGAGKTTVFNCITGFYKPTEGMIRFNGREGGEFLLERMPDFQITAKAKVARTFQNIRLFSGMTLLENLLVAQHNKLMKASGYTIMGLLGLGGYRAASAESVEIAKHWLEKAELIDRADDPAGDLPYGAQRRLEIARAMCTGPELLCLDEPAAGLNPKESLALNTLLMDIKNNTGTSILLIEHDMSVVMQISDHVVVLEYGRKISDGDPLSVRTDPKVIAAYLGVDDEEVGEVLTEVGDEQVIEELEGVPDPAHGPSTSASMMAGPITDTISHSDGHGETVPVSKAASKAAQVEALATRSAKPAATKPAVAKVPAAKTTPAPKAAVKAPALTTPAAKPVAAKADAKAPAKPAAKATVAAPATKPVTAPAKASAAKSAVSKPAAKTVAPKAIANVLAAPRGGVADRLVSIKGIGPVNEQKLNEHGIFHLDQIASWTKADVAAAEAYLAFEGRIGREDWVGQAKTLVRDAAKAAKAKRGGGK